TGTCTTGCCAGTGTAATTGTTCTAATCTAACCTGGCCATTAGGCTTGTAGAGAAAGAGAGCGCTACCATCGGCATCTGTAACCCTTGTGGCCATTAAAGGAATCAGTTCCAAAAACTGATTCAAATTATTGAAGCTTCTGAGCGCAAATCCTAGAGAACTCAGCAAATCTTGGATTTTATTCTGTTCCCGGTGCAATCGTGACACGAGTTCTTTTAGCGCTACAACTGGTGTGACATCTGTCGTAGCACTGTTATTGTTGTCCGTGGGTTGGGAAGGAAATTGAGGCACAGAAGTTATGGCACTGGAAAGGGTGAACTGTAGATGAAAAATGAAAAAATTTTTAATTAGCGATCGCTAAATAATATTGGGTTAAACTTTAGCGCTTTAGCAAGAGTAGAAAGACGTAAGACTTAATTTGACATAAGTATTACATTTGCTCAAAGGATTTCTATCTCTAGAGAGGAATTTCAGGTTATTTACTTTAATCCACTGATACTATATGAAATTTTCTTAAACTTTATTAGCAAACCTAAGTAGTTATAGCTTGAGCAAAACTCCTCTTACTAAGTCAAAATACTCAATACTGTTTTGATAACGACTAAACTAAGTTATCAAAACAGCATTAGAGTGAAATTTTAGCAAATAACATCCAAAATGTTATAAAAAATTAACCAAATTAGCAGAAATAAATAATTGGGAGTAGGGAGTGGACAATTGACAGTGGACAGTGAAAAAACCCCACAACTGTCAACTATCAGCCACTCAAAAGAGCTTCAACAAACTCGTAGCTAGAAAAGGGGCGTAAATCTTCAATACCTTCACCAGCGCCAATAAAGCGGATGGGTAGGCCAAGTTGCTGCACTACTGCTAGGGCAACACCGCCTTTGGCTGTACCATCTAGCTTGGTTAATACTACGCCGCTCAGTTGGGCAGCTTGAGAGAAGATTTCTGCTTGTCGTAATCCGTTTTGACCAAGGGTAGCATCTAAAACCAAAAGCGACTCTATTTTGGCATCAGGGGCTTTTTTATCGATGATTCTGCGGATTTTACTCAGTTCATCCATCAAGTTTTTCTTGTTCTGCAATCGCCCGGCTGTATCTACTAGTAATAATTCGGTGTTGCGTGATTGAGCTGCGGCGATCGCATCAAAGACTACGGCTGCTGGGTCTGTGTTTTTTCCGGGATTGGCGATTACTTCTACACCACTTCTTTGACCCCAAACTTTAACTTGTTCTACAGCCGCCGCCCGGAAGGTATCGGCTGCACCAATCAAGCAACGATAACCTGATCTGTTTGCTAGGTGTGATAGTTTGCCGATGGTGGTCGTTTTACCCGCACCATTGACTCCGGTAATTAACCAAATATTTAAGCTGTCTTTGTCTGGGGCAAAACTGGCTTTGTGGCTTGTTTTGAGGGGTGCATCCAGCATGTCCCGCAAAATTTGTTTTAAGTAAGCGATCGCTGCGTCTGGTGGTGTGACTTCTTCCCTTAGTTTTTTCTGGAGGGAACCAATAATATGATCCGTTGCTTCTACACCCACATCGGCTTGCAAGAGTAAAGATTCAATTTCCGCTACAGCCGCTTGGTTGAGAGGCCCCTGTCCAACAATTGCCTTAAGTTGGTTAAGGATATTCCGGCGGGTTTTATCTAATCCTTGACGTAGTTTCTTTAGCCAAGTAATTTCTTCAATAGATATATCTTCTGCCCGTCTACCCTGCGCAGCCAATACTTCTGCCGACCAAACAAACCCTTCATCAAAAGTTATACCCTCAATTTCTGGGGCTGTTTCCTGTGTGGTAGCGGCTGGCTGTACTACTTCGGGTTCTGGTATTTCGATAGCACTGGCGATAAGTCTTTCTTGCCTAGCTTCTCTTTCTGCGGCTGCTCGTTCTAGGAAGGATAATGAAGGCTGTGGCGTTGCTTCTGCTGCCGCTACAGACTCTACTATTTCTGGCTCAGTTTCTACTTCTTGTGGTGTAGTCGCTGTTACTTCATGTATTTCTTCAGTAACTGCTTCCACTTCTGGATTTTCAATATTTTCTGTTACCTCAGTAACAGTAGTATCTAATAATTCTGGTATATTCTCTACCTCAGCAGTTGCCGTTATTTCTTGTTCAGTAGTTGCTGATTCAGGTTGAGATTCTACTTCTTGAGGTTTTTGTTTTTCTTGAATATTTTTGTAAGCCGCTTTTGCAAACGCCAACAAATCCGTTGTTGAGTCTGGTACAGTAGCGGCTGGCTCTGGCTGAGATTCTGTTACCTGGGGTGTTTCTTGTTCTTTTGTCTCCGGGGGAGTTTGCGCGGAATCGTCTTGTTGACGACGG
Above is a genomic segment from Nostoc sp. MS1 containing:
- the ftsY gene encoding signal recognition particle-docking protein FtsY — protein: MVFNWFRRQQDDSAQTPPETKEQETPQVTESQPEPAATVPDSTTDLLAFAKAAYKNIQEKQKPQEVESQPESATTEQEITATAEVENIPELLDTTVTEVTENIENPEVEAVTEEIHEVTATTPQEVETEPEIVESVAAAEATPQPSLSFLERAAAEREARQERLIASAIEIPEPEVVQPAATTQETAPEIEGITFDEGFVWSAEVLAAQGRRAEDISIEEITWLKKLRQGLDKTRRNILNQLKAIVGQGPLNQAAVAEIESLLLQADVGVEATDHIIGSLQKKLREEVTPPDAAIAYLKQILRDMLDAPLKTSHKASFAPDKDSLNIWLITGVNGAGKTTTIGKLSHLANRSGYRCLIGAADTFRAAAVEQVKVWGQRSGVEVIANPGKNTDPAAVVFDAIAAAQSRNTELLLVDTAGRLQNKKNLMDELSKIRRIIDKKAPDAKIESLLVLDATLGQNGLRQAEIFSQAAQLSGVVLTKLDGTAKGGVALAVVQQLGLPIRFIGAGEGIEDLRPFSSYEFVEALLSG